A genomic segment from Bradyrhizobium sp. CB1015 encodes:
- the asnB gene encoding asparagine synthase (glutamine-hydrolyzing), with translation MCGIAGFVGPENPIALKAMGDELAHRGPDGEGFFSDPMRRVHFAHRRLAILDIDGGIQPMSLPDGRLTVIFNGEIYNHRELRSRLEARGHRFQTSHSDTEVLLHGWLEWGADLLLKLNGMFAFALFDRTKDRLLLARDRFGEKPLFWAMKNGEFVFASELGALIKHPSLKGTSIDRLAIQKLFAYSFIPGTKTPLAGVQRLRPGSWLELDVSHCRRGSLPVPVERSYWRFSILPDMAPPGDEDDWAEELDHLLGKSVSARLESDVPLGLFLSGGVDSSAILAHAADTRDPKTIDAFSIGFTESSFDESRYAERVARQIGCNWHVNTCDLDGLRSELGALLGRIDEPMGDSSVVPTSMLCKYASESVKVALSGDGGDELFAGYDPFKILGLARTYHTMVPRKVHRAISILACRLPPSERNMSFDFKVRRGLRGLSLKPSMWNAAWLGALSGQEISELFEDEVASETLYEEAITLWEQSDAPDDANRTLEFFTNLYLPDDILVKSDRSSMLESLEVRAPFLDNDVVEFARRLPIDVKLRKGVSKWILKRSLRHRLPEDILHRPKKGFGAPIARWLRELPMPVSPRTNFLNQGVLSRRWADHAAKKCDDRGALWIWLGLDARLPRLAP, from the coding sequence ATGTGCGGAATTGCGGGATTTGTCGGCCCGGAGAATCCCATCGCCCTAAAGGCGATGGGTGATGAGCTCGCTCATCGCGGCCCCGACGGGGAGGGCTTCTTTTCCGACCCCATGAGACGCGTTCATTTTGCGCATCGACGCCTAGCCATCCTGGATATTGATGGGGGCATTCAACCGATGTCTCTTCCGGACGGCAGGCTGACGGTCATCTTTAACGGCGAAATCTACAATCACCGCGAACTCCGGTCGCGGCTGGAAGCGCGTGGGCATCGCTTCCAAACCTCGCACAGCGACACCGAGGTGCTGCTTCATGGCTGGCTTGAGTGGGGCGCCGATCTCCTGCTCAAGCTCAACGGCATGTTTGCTTTCGCACTCTTTGATAGGACTAAGGACCGTTTGCTCCTGGCTCGAGACCGGTTCGGCGAGAAGCCGTTGTTTTGGGCAATGAAGAACGGCGAGTTTGTCTTTGCATCCGAGCTCGGTGCACTGATCAAGCATCCTTCCCTCAAAGGAACAAGCATTGACCGGCTGGCGATCCAGAAGCTCTTTGCCTATAGTTTCATTCCAGGTACCAAGACACCGCTTGCTGGCGTTCAGCGTCTTCGGCCGGGCAGTTGGCTCGAACTCGACGTGTCTCACTGTCGTCGCGGTTCTTTGCCGGTTCCGGTTGAGCGATCCTACTGGCGCTTTTCGATTTTGCCCGATATGGCGCCGCCCGGAGATGAAGATGATTGGGCCGAAGAGCTAGATCATCTTCTTGGTAAATCCGTATCAGCGCGTCTGGAAAGCGACGTGCCGCTCGGCCTGTTTCTGTCCGGCGGCGTGGATTCGTCGGCGATCCTGGCGCATGCGGCGGATACGCGCGACCCTAAGACCATCGACGCGTTCTCGATCGGGTTCACCGAGTCTAGCTTCGACGAGTCTAGGTACGCCGAACGGGTCGCCAGGCAAATCGGATGCAACTGGCACGTCAATACTTGCGATCTAGATGGGCTGCGCTCGGAGCTCGGCGCTTTGCTCGGGCGGATCGACGAACCGATGGGGGACAGTTCCGTCGTTCCGACTTCGATGTTGTGCAAATACGCGTCGGAGAGTGTTAAGGTTGCGCTGTCGGGCGACGGAGGCGACGAGCTCTTTGCCGGCTATGATCCCTTCAAGATTCTCGGGCTCGCCCGGACGTATCACACGATGGTTCCGCGCAAGGTCCATCGGGCGATCTCCATTCTGGCGTGCCGTCTGCCGCCGTCCGAACGCAACATGAGTTTCGACTTCAAGGTCAGGCGCGGCCTGAGAGGACTCAGCCTGAAGCCGTCGATGTGGAATGCGGCCTGGCTTGGAGCCCTCAGCGGTCAAGAGATCTCGGAGCTCTTCGAGGACGAGGTCGCTTCCGAGACGCTGTACGAGGAGGCAATTACGCTGTGGGAGCAATCGGACGCCCCTGATGATGCGAACCGCACGCTGGAATTCTTCACCAATCTCTATCTGCCCGACGACATTCTGGTGAAGTCTGATCGCAGCTCGATGCTCGAATCGCTCGAGGTCCGGGCCCCCTTTCTCGACAATGATGTCGTGGAGTTCGCAAGGCGCCTGCCGATTGACGTCAAGTTGCGCAAGGGCGTGAGCAAGTGGATCCTGAAGCGTTCGCTGCGCCACCGGTTGCCTGAGGACATTCTCCACCGACCGAAGAAGGGCTTCGGCGCGCCGATCGCGCGGTGGCTGCGGGAGCTTCCGATGCCGGTCTCGCCACGAACGAACTTCCTCAATCAGGGCGTCCTGTCGCGGCGCTGGGCTGACCACGCGGCAAAAAAGTGCGACGACCGGGGAGCGCTGTGGATCTGGCTTGGCCTGGACGCGCGCCTGCCCCGGCTAGCCCCATAG
- a CDS encoding asparagine synthase C-terminal domain-containing protein has translation MWWITPIDTTKSNSASVGISCPARFRKITRPASSARLRLRTSKAAEGSRPHRKARFADLKEATDAFVRLFDQVVAEQLISDVPVGLLQGGGIDSSLIAYSLANRDSFLLVTASFSEQSHDETAIAAIVAAQTSLPHRIVPISSDPDSAATLARVVHHFDGQVADESAGPLLLLTRELRRNSTVALSGDGADEFFGEYPTYRALRLASAFGPLVPDWIARSIGRLAYSGLGANESRLPRAALLSRFLLGLAPGGPHAHAEWRPYIPEFLIPALYGPALHHLARTSPTTGYRLAIDGADGSDHLDRCLIAGQTYHLPSGLLMKTDAMSMADGVEIRIPFLDRGIMEFSGQCSLD, from the coding sequence ATGTGGTGGATCACGCCGATCGATACGACGAAATCGAACTCGGCGTCGGTCGGGATCTCGTGTCCGGCAAGGTTCAGAAAGATCACGCGACCAGCTTCTTCCGCCAGATTGCGCTTGAGAACCTCGAAGGCCGCCGAAGGCTCGCGGCCACATCGCAAGGCGCGCTTTGCCGATCTCAAGGAAGCGACGGATGCTTTCGTCAGGCTGTTCGATCAGGTCGTCGCAGAGCAACTGATCAGCGACGTGCCGGTCGGACTGCTCCAGGGCGGCGGAATCGACAGTTCATTGATCGCCTATTCGCTGGCGAACCGCGACTCCTTCCTGCTCGTGACCGCCTCGTTTTCCGAGCAAAGCCACGATGAGACAGCGATTGCCGCGATCGTCGCCGCGCAAACCTCGCTGCCGCACCGAATCGTTCCCATCAGCAGCGATCCGGATTCGGCCGCAACGCTCGCGCGCGTCGTCCACCATTTCGACGGGCAGGTGGCCGACGAGAGCGCCGGTCCCCTACTGCTCCTGACGCGCGAGCTTCGCCGCAATTCGACCGTCGCTCTGTCAGGCGACGGCGCCGACGAGTTCTTTGGCGAATATCCGACCTACCGGGCCTTGCGCCTGGCATCAGCCTTTGGCCCACTCGTTCCGGACTGGATCGCGCGATCGATCGGCCGACTCGCCTATTCCGGCCTCGGCGCCAACGAATCGAGGCTGCCCCGGGCCGCACTGCTGTCACGGTTTCTGCTCGGCCTGGCCCCTGGCGGCCCACATGCACACGCGGAATGGCGACCATATATTCCGGAGTTCCTGATTCCAGCACTCTATGGGCCCGCGTTACATCATCTCGCGCGCACCAGCCCGACGACCGGCTATCGCCTCGCCATCGACGGTGCCGACGGATCGGACCATCTGGATCGCTGTCTGATCGCCGGCCAGACCTACCACCTGCCGAGCGGCCTTCTGATGAAGACTGACGCAATGAGCATGGCGGATGGCGTCGAGATCCGCATTCCATTCCTCGATCGGGGGATCATGGAATTTTCGGGTCAGTGCAGCCTCGACTGA
- a CDS encoding aminotransferase class III-fold pyridoxal phosphate-dependent enzyme: MSNTAQTMYRRARKVMPGGTQLLSKRPEMFLPEQWPTYFKSAKGAEVVDLDGKTYLDMSYCGIGATILGFADPDVDAAVKTAIDMGSMSTLNCAEDIELAELLVELHPWADMVRFGRAGGEAMAIAVRIARAATGRDMVAFCGYHGWHDWYLSANLGETTALDGHLLPGLDTKGVPRGLAGLMHPFHFNKLDEIEAIVAAHGERLAAIVMEPVRSSEPEPPFIKGIRALADRCGAALIFDEVTSGFRINSGGAHLAYGVDPDIAVFAKAIANGFPMAAIVGRASVMDAAQETFVSSTAWTERVGPVAALATLRKHREQNVAGHLMRIGSRIQKGWTEASQATGMPLHVSGISPLGHFAFDLPDAQEVRTLFTQMMLDRGILATGSFYAMWAHTDAHVDRYLETVTEVFRDLRTAVDQKAVKQLLRGPVAHSGFKRLT, translated from the coding sequence ATGTCGAATACTGCTCAGACGATGTACCGACGCGCGCGCAAGGTCATGCCCGGCGGGACGCAATTGCTCTCAAAGCGGCCGGAAATGTTCCTGCCGGAGCAGTGGCCGACCTATTTCAAATCGGCCAAGGGCGCCGAAGTCGTCGATCTCGACGGCAAGACCTATCTCGATATGAGCTATTGCGGCATCGGCGCCACCATTTTGGGCTTTGCCGATCCCGACGTCGATGCGGCCGTGAAGACCGCGATCGACATGGGGTCGATGTCGACCCTGAACTGCGCCGAGGATATCGAGCTCGCGGAACTGCTGGTGGAGCTGCACCCCTGGGCCGACATGGTGCGCTTCGGCCGCGCCGGCGGCGAGGCCATGGCGATTGCGGTGCGCATCGCGCGTGCGGCGACCGGTCGCGACATGGTGGCGTTCTGCGGCTATCACGGCTGGCACGACTGGTATCTCAGCGCCAATCTGGGCGAAACCACCGCGCTCGACGGCCATTTGCTGCCCGGCCTCGACACCAAGGGCGTGCCGCGCGGTCTCGCCGGCCTGATGCATCCGTTCCATTTCAACAAGCTCGACGAGATCGAGGCGATCGTCGCCGCCCATGGCGAGCGGCTCGCTGCGATCGTGATGGAGCCGGTGCGCTCCAGCGAGCCCGAGCCCCCCTTCATCAAGGGCATCCGCGCGCTCGCCGACCGCTGCGGCGCCGCGCTGATCTTCGACGAAGTGACCTCCGGCTTCCGCATCAACTCCGGCGGCGCGCATCTCGCCTACGGTGTGGACCCCGACATCGCCGTGTTCGCCAAGGCCATCGCCAACGGCTTCCCCATGGCCGCGATCGTCGGCCGCGCCTCGGTGATGGATGCCGCGCAAGAGACCTTCGTCAGCTCGACGGCATGGACCGAGCGGGTCGGCCCGGTCGCGGCCCTTGCCACCCTGCGCAAGCATCGTGAACAGAACGTCGCCGGGCACCTGATGCGGATCGGCAGTCGCATCCAGAAAGGATGGACCGAGGCGTCACAAGCCACCGGCATGCCGCTGCACGTCTCCGGAATCTCGCCGCTAGGCCATTTCGCCTTCGACCTGCCCGATGCGCAGGAGGTGCGCACGCTGTTCACGCAGATGATGCTCGACCGCGGCATCCTCGCCACCGGCTCGTTCTACGCGATGTGGGCCCACACCGACGCCCATGTCGACCGCTACCTGGAGACGGTGACCGAGGTGTTCCGGGACTTGCGCACCGCGGTCGACCAGAAGGCCGTCAAGCAGTTGCTGCGCGGCCCCGTCGCCCATTCCGGATTCAAGCGGCTGACCTGA
- a CDS encoding glycosyltransferase family 2 protein has protein sequence MTEAVRRPGKISIVIPIFNEEDNIEPLYAALVKVSSTLDRDVEVILVDDGSTDQSRKRLERLAASDPRFKVIAFARNCGQTAAMMAGIDAAEGDIIVPMDGDLQNDPADIPHLLAKMEEGFDVVSGWRRDRQDNALFRNFPSRLANLLISWLSGLSLHDYGCTLKAYRADLLRGFRLYGEMHRFIPIYAAWQGGRVTEMPVMHHPRRAGKSKYGLERVFKVVLDLLLVKFLTRYETKPIYVFGGAAVAFFALGFFAGIYALWLKFADGITFIQTPLPLLVSLCAITGTMCILMGLLAELMVRIYFESQSKRIYDVRYRLNFDVKSN, from the coding sequence ATGACTGAAGCGGTCCGCCGCCCGGGGAAGATATCCATCGTAATTCCCATCTTCAACGAAGAAGACAATATAGAGCCGCTTTACGCCGCGCTCGTAAAAGTAAGCTCGACTTTGGATCGAGATGTCGAAGTGATCTTGGTTGATGACGGATCGACCGACCAATCGAGAAAGCGTCTTGAGCGTTTGGCAGCTTCTGATCCGCGCTTCAAAGTGATTGCCTTTGCCAGAAACTGCGGCCAAACAGCTGCGATGATGGCCGGAATTGATGCGGCCGAAGGTGATATCATCGTGCCTATGGACGGCGACCTGCAGAATGATCCGGCCGACATTCCCCACCTCCTAGCCAAGATGGAGGAGGGATTTGACGTCGTGTCGGGTTGGCGTCGGGATCGGCAGGATAACGCCCTTTTCAGAAACTTCCCATCTCGACTGGCAAACCTGCTGATCTCCTGGTTGTCTGGCCTCTCGCTTCACGATTACGGCTGCACACTGAAGGCGTACCGCGCCGATCTCCTGCGTGGCTTTCGCCTTTATGGAGAAATGCACCGTTTCATCCCGATCTATGCGGCTTGGCAGGGCGGGCGGGTGACCGAAATGCCAGTCATGCATCATCCGCGGCGAGCCGGCAAATCAAAATACGGGCTCGAGCGCGTGTTCAAGGTAGTGCTCGATCTTTTGTTGGTTAAATTTCTGACGCGTTACGAAACAAAGCCGATCTATGTTTTTGGCGGAGCCGCCGTCGCATTCTTTGCTCTTGGATTTTTCGCAGGCATTTACGCGCTTTGGCTCAAGTTCGCCGACGGCATCACATTCATCCAGACCCCCCTGCCGCTTCTTGTCTCTCTGTGCGCCATAACTGGCACGATGTGCATCCTAATGGGTTTGCTCGCTGAGCTGATGGTGCGAATCTATTTTGAATCGCAGAGCAAGCGCATCTACGATGTGAGGTACAGGCTCAATTTCGACGTCAAGAGCAACTGA
- a CDS encoding asparagine synthase-related protein: MRGALRPLCTDLFVRSREIFEPYLEPNAVRDLWQEHAERKSNHAYALWPLLTFGIWRSQLSGKPIGGER, from the coding sequence TTGCGTGGCGCGCTCAGGCCGCTCTGCACGGACCTCTTCGTGCGCTCACGCGAGATCTTCGAACCCTATCTCGAGCCGAACGCGGTCCGCGACCTCTGGCAGGAACACGCGGAGAGGAAGAGCAATCACGCCTATGCGCTTTGGCCCCTGCTGACGTTCGGGATCTGGCGCTCGCAATTGAGCGGCAAGCCGATCGGCGGAGAACGCTAG
- a CDS encoding lysylphosphatidylglycerol synthase transmembrane domain-containing protein, protein MKLRPGLLRQWTNAPQVSRLAWRGCQLLISVSLILWLLSKVDSATISTIAGFPPAVLAISLVVFATSQVFGALRLWVLLRGQETSFPPLDVMRLTFIGFFTNNFLPSTVGGDVYRAAALTRGGHDLNLAVLTLVADRLLSLVVVVLMTAAALPSTNFWELRPSVTTISAASLAIWIVPALAVVGILGVLASRSPSFRPVVTRMGQKMAAATARALRLAGLPRVLALAVLFSVLSSAASILAQFIIAQAIGMRVDVIQLTAVIGLVTLAALMPVSINGIGLQEAGLVALFQLLGVAHEPAIAFAAFSRALILGTSLIGGLLLMFSGRPSTSQTHLPKP, encoded by the coding sequence ATGAAGCTTCGCCCCGGCCTGCTTCGGCAATGGACGAACGCCCCGCAGGTCTCACGGCTGGCCTGGCGCGGCTGTCAATTGCTGATCTCCGTGTCGCTGATCCTGTGGTTGCTCTCGAAGGTCGATTCTGCGACCATCAGCACGATCGCCGGTTTTCCTCCGGCAGTTCTTGCCATCTCGCTCGTCGTCTTTGCGACCAGTCAGGTGTTCGGCGCGTTACGGCTATGGGTGCTGCTGCGCGGCCAGGAGACGAGCTTTCCGCCGCTCGACGTGATGCGACTGACCTTCATCGGTTTCTTCACTAACAACTTCCTTCCCAGCACAGTTGGCGGCGACGTTTACCGGGCGGCAGCGCTCACGCGCGGCGGCCACGACCTGAACCTCGCGGTCCTGACTCTCGTCGCCGACCGTTTGCTGAGCCTGGTCGTCGTCGTGCTGATGACGGCCGCAGCCCTGCCCTCCACCAACTTCTGGGAGCTGCGGCCGAGCGTGACCACAATCTCCGCCGCATCGCTCGCGATCTGGATCGTGCCAGCGCTTGCTGTGGTGGGGATACTGGGTGTCCTGGCGAGCCGCAGCCCCTCGTTCCGTCCGGTCGTCACGAGAATGGGCCAGAAAATGGCCGCGGCCACCGCACGCGCACTCCGCCTCGCCGGCCTGCCTCGCGTCCTTGCGCTCGCGGTCCTGTTCTCCGTGCTAAGCTCCGCCGCGTCGATCCTGGCCCAGTTCATCATCGCGCAAGCGATCGGAATGAGGGTAGACGTCATCCAGCTCACCGCCGTCATCGGCCTCGTGACGCTGGCGGCGCTGATGCCCGTCTCCATCAACGGCATCGGGCTGCAGGAAGCCGGCCTCGTCGCGCTGTTTCAGCTCTTGGGCGTTGCGCACGAGCCGGCCATTGCCTTTGCCGCCTTCAGCAGAGCGTTGATCCTTGGAACGAGCCTCATCGGCGGCCTGCTACTGATGTTCTCGGGCCGGCCGTCGACAAGTCAGACTCACCTTCCGAAACCGTAG
- a CDS encoding class I SAM-dependent methyltransferase yields MKRSIAQLSLFEKESGRRLQGLKLLEVGAGLGLTVTTARLRFGAEAYGLEPGGEEFSGTYELGQQLLDGCGLDPELLVNGAGEHIPFPDQSFDAVISSNVLEHVSDPAAVMKECFRVLRPGGVCHMVIPNFGSWWEGHYGLLWLPHSPHWLGRIRVRLAGRDPAYVDTLQLITPAKMKRWIAPFGDRIEVKGWGQALFDERVRSLNFEEYSTLGLAKNLLRVFHRLGVITILLGIARVLRWETPIVLTFVRTS; encoded by the coding sequence GTGAAACGGTCGATTGCCCAATTGTCACTTTTCGAGAAGGAAAGCGGCCGCAGGTTGCAGGGACTGAAGCTACTCGAAGTGGGCGCCGGGCTCGGCCTGACCGTCACCACGGCCCGGCTGCGGTTCGGGGCCGAAGCATACGGCCTGGAACCGGGTGGCGAAGAGTTCAGCGGCACTTACGAGCTCGGTCAGCAGCTTCTGGACGGCTGCGGGCTCGATCCCGAGCTCCTCGTCAATGGAGCCGGAGAGCACATCCCCTTCCCTGACCAGAGCTTCGATGCCGTCATATCGTCCAACGTGCTCGAGCATGTCTCCGATCCCGCAGCGGTGATGAAGGAGTGCTTTCGGGTGCTGCGACCAGGCGGCGTCTGCCACATGGTGATCCCGAATTTCGGCAGCTGGTGGGAGGGCCATTACGGCCTGCTCTGGTTGCCCCACAGCCCGCACTGGCTCGGCCGGATTCGCGTGCGCCTCGCAGGGCGGGACCCGGCCTATGTCGACACGCTGCAGCTGATCACGCCCGCCAAGATGAAGCGCTGGATCGCACCATTCGGCGACAGGATCGAGGTCAAGGGATGGGGCCAGGCGCTGTTCGACGAGCGTGTGCGGTCGCTGAATTTCGAGGAGTATTCGACGCTGGGGCTCGCCAAGAACCTGTTGCGAGTATTCCACCGGCTCGGTGTCATCACAATCCTGCTTGGCATTGCACGAGTATTGCGCTGGGAGACTCCCATCGTTCTCACCTTCGTCAGGACGTCATGA
- a CDS encoding class I SAM-dependent methyltransferase has product MLGWLQRRWNEVCDRTIGSDVFWDLAVDHRTAYGALLPMIHRHVKGSALDLGAGRLAWRAAIRSRASSYFATDAFPTHPDLDFVSDAQGLLPVPDSTFDAIFCCSVLEHMPQPWTALPELLRVLKPGGVLILSVPFLYYLHGQPHDYFRFTRYGVEKLARDAGFEIVELSAAGGLAHATLQAGSMLTTSLLYSPGFPHAARSASWLLTSVARLLDSADRGQVFAQSINAVLRRPA; this is encoded by the coding sequence GTGCTTGGCTGGCTTCAGCGGCGCTGGAACGAAGTGTGCGATCGGACGATCGGCTCCGACGTATTTTGGGATCTTGCGGTCGACCACCGTACCGCCTACGGTGCGCTTCTGCCGATGATCCATCGCCACGTGAAAGGTAGCGCGTTGGATTTGGGTGCCGGGAGGCTGGCCTGGCGCGCCGCGATCCGCTCTAGGGCCAGCAGCTACTTCGCAACGGACGCGTTCCCCACGCATCCGGATCTCGATTTCGTCTCCGACGCGCAAGGACTGCTTCCGGTCCCGGACAGCACCTTTGACGCCATCTTCTGCTGCTCGGTTCTTGAACACATGCCGCAGCCGTGGACGGCGCTTCCCGAGCTGCTACGTGTGCTCAAACCGGGCGGTGTCCTGATCCTCTCGGTGCCGTTCCTCTATTATCTTCACGGTCAGCCGCACGACTACTTCCGCTTCACCCGCTACGGGGTGGAGAAGCTCGCCCGTGACGCGGGGTTCGAAATCGTCGAGCTCTCAGCCGCCGGCGGCCTCGCGCATGCGACGCTGCAGGCGGGCAGCATGCTGACGACATCGCTATTGTATTCTCCCGGCTTCCCTCATGCGGCCCGCTCGGCGAGCTGGTTGCTAACGTCGGTCGCAAGGCTATTGGACTCGGCGGATCGCGGCCAGGTGTTCGCCCAGTCCATCAATGCGGTGTTGCGCCGGCCGGCCTAA
- a CDS encoding imidazole glycerol phosphate synthase cyclase subunit — protein MLKKRLIPKFLLRDGRLVKYVRFFENERAAGNPVTTAKVYNDYGVDELIVLDIVPSAASRGRVVDIIERMSEEIFMPFTVGGGVKTLDDVNMLLRAGADKVSVNSEAVRRPEFLREAARTFGDQCMTVSIDYKKISPNHASVFIDGGREHVALDPIEWARRCEDLHCGEVLLGSIDRDGTMSGYDLDIIHKAANVLSVPLIVSGGCGSLQHAIDALEAGASAVAISSMFLFTDHSPIKLRSHLFSRGLDVRASSSSRN, from the coding sequence ATGTTGAAGAAGCGCCTGATCCCAAAATTCCTGCTGCGCGACGGCAGGCTCGTCAAATATGTTCGCTTCTTCGAGAACGAGCGAGCCGCCGGCAATCCGGTGACCACGGCGAAGGTCTACAACGACTACGGCGTCGACGAGCTGATCGTGCTGGACATCGTGCCGAGCGCGGCCTCGCGCGGCCGCGTCGTCGACATCATCGAACGGATGTCGGAAGAGATCTTCATGCCCTTCACCGTCGGCGGCGGGGTCAAGACGCTCGACGACGTCAACATGCTCTTGCGCGCGGGCGCCGACAAGGTGTCGGTGAACTCGGAGGCCGTGCGGCGTCCGGAGTTCCTGCGCGAGGCGGCACGGACCTTCGGCGATCAGTGCATGACGGTGTCGATCGACTACAAGAAGATCAGCCCCAACCACGCCAGTGTGTTCATCGACGGCGGACGCGAGCATGTCGCGCTCGATCCGATCGAATGGGCGCGGCGCTGCGAGGATCTGCATTGCGGCGAGGTGCTGCTCGGCTCGATCGACCGCGACGGCACCATGTCGGGCTACGACCTCGATATCATTCACAAGGCGGCGAACGTCTTGAGCGTGCCGCTGATCGTCTCCGGCGGCTGCGGTTCGCTCCAGCATGCGATTGACGCGCTGGAGGCCGGTGCGTCCGCGGTGGCGATCTCCTCGATGTTCCTGTTCACCGACCACAGCCCGATCAAGCTGCGCAGCCACCTGTTCTCGCGCGGCCTCGACGTTCGCGCCAGCTCCTCAAGCAGGAATTAG
- the asnB gene encoding asparagine synthase (glutamine-hydrolyzing), whose amino-acid sequence MHRRAGFRQAAIRQQFAFILMCGIAGFIGEWDAARLDDLTDALAHRGPDGRGVDFMPSGSAIGLPASAVGLGHRRLSIIDVAGGAQPMWNADRTVGLVFNGEIYNFRQLRKELEACGQHFSTHSDTEVILHGWRVWGPRVVDRLEGMFAFAVWDTRARSLFLVRDRHGIKPLYYSIPRPGQIIFASEIRPLLRAAETAVTINRSALYEYLLRGWSAQESTLFSGVQQLQPGCLMRFDPTKGASAARVERYWRMQRPGTAELAASASNDEVADTLCTLFDKAVSAHLVADVEVGVLLSGGLDSSAVAASMARLMDPSSIQAFTIGFGLPDDEIPFARSAASHCGIKSKERLVHPSVFSSEFTDCIESLEEPIAHPVMQTTWQAAKFVRQNVKVALLGEGSDELFAGYPHYRLLRPPFSLLPGRLVRKYALDVMCLMPDSRTLGRLMTPGSYEPDALGAIERRIQPWFGGDDDANDMLRFEAETALVQNQLMRVDKLTMAHSVEARVPFLDNTFAEYANALPFALKTENGTAKAIFRKAMQSRLPTDVLYRPKSGKKGTQALLPMINGLLASGGPLHHLVDEKSIAARGWFDPKATRGWIDGMTSPVVRHHPIESRRRAKFALALAVLEQWCRLYLDVDRRTSPVETKQIPEPSRCPP is encoded by the coding sequence TCGATTTCATGCCGTCGGGCAGCGCGATCGGCCTGCCCGCAAGCGCCGTTGGACTGGGACACCGCCGCCTCTCGATCATCGACGTAGCAGGCGGCGCGCAACCAATGTGGAATGCGGATCGCACTGTAGGCCTCGTGTTCAACGGCGAAATCTACAACTTCCGCCAGCTTCGCAAGGAGCTCGAGGCCTGCGGCCAGCACTTCTCGACGCATTCCGACACAGAGGTCATCCTTCATGGCTGGCGTGTCTGGGGCCCGCGGGTCGTCGATCGCCTGGAGGGAATGTTTGCATTTGCCGTGTGGGACACGCGCGCTCGGAGCCTGTTCCTGGTGCGCGACCGGCACGGCATCAAGCCGCTCTACTATTCGATTCCCCGTCCCGGTCAGATCATATTTGCCTCCGAGATTCGGCCTCTGCTGCGTGCCGCCGAGACCGCTGTGACGATCAACAGATCGGCCCTTTACGAATATCTTTTGAGGGGCTGGTCCGCACAGGAATCAACGCTTTTTTCCGGCGTTCAGCAGCTTCAGCCGGGCTGCCTCATGCGGTTCGATCCGACGAAGGGAGCTAGTGCCGCGAGGGTCGAACGATATTGGCGTATGCAGAGACCTGGCACCGCGGAACTTGCCGCATCTGCCTCGAATGACGAAGTCGCCGACACGCTGTGCACCCTCTTCGATAAGGCAGTTTCCGCGCATCTCGTGGCCGACGTCGAGGTGGGCGTGCTGCTGTCCGGCGGGCTCGATTCGTCCGCGGTGGCGGCCTCGATGGCGCGGCTGATGGACCCGTCATCGATACAGGCATTCACGATCGGATTTGGCCTTCCCGACGACGAGATTCCATTTGCGAGGTCAGCCGCGAGCCATTGCGGGATCAAATCGAAGGAGCGCCTCGTCCATCCGTCCGTGTTCTCATCGGAGTTTACCGATTGCATCGAGAGCCTGGAAGAGCCGATCGCTCACCCGGTCATGCAGACGACCTGGCAGGCGGCAAAGTTCGTTCGGCAGAACGTGAAGGTGGCCCTGCTCGGCGAAGGGTCCGACGAGCTGTTCGCCGGCTATCCGCACTACCGGCTGTTAAGGCCACCCTTTTCGCTGCTGCCAGGACGGCTGGTGCGCAAATACGCGCTTGACGTCATGTGCCTGATGCCGGACAGCCGCACGCTCGGGCGCTTGATGACACCGGGCTCCTACGAGCCAGACGCCCTCGGAGCCATCGAGCGCAGGATTCAACCGTGGTTCGGCGGGGACGATGACGCGAACGACATGCTTCGGTTCGAGGCAGAGACTGCGCTCGTCCAGAACCAACTCATGCGCGTCGACAAGCTGACCATGGCGCATTCCGTCGAGGCGCGTGTTCCGTTCCTGGACAACACATTCGCCGAATACGCCAATGCGCTTCCCTTCGCACTGAAGACGGAGAACGGCACGGCGAAGGCGATCTTCCGCAAGGCCATGCAGTCCCGACTACCGACCGATGTCCTGTATCGCCCCAAGTCCGGCAAGAAGGGTACGCAGGCCCTGCTCCCCATGATTAACGGGCTGCTGGCATCGGGCGGCCCCCTGCATCACCTGGTGGACGAAAAATCGATCGCGGCGAGGGGCTGGTTCGATCCGAAAGCGACGCGCGGCTGGATCGATGGTATGACTTCACCCGTTGTTCGCCACCACCCGATCGAAAGCCGGCGGCGTGCCAAATTCGCGCTTGCCCTCGCCGTCCTCGAACAGTGGTGCCGCCTCTACCTCGACGTCGACCGTAGGACCTCTCCGGTTGAGACCAAACAGATTCCAGAACCTTCCAGATGCCCGCCGTAG